Proteins from a single region of Haloarcula laminariae:
- a CDS encoding AbrB/MazE/SpoVT family DNA-binding domain-containing protein, which translates to MSDAEDGTTVTVTSKGQATIPKEFRDKLHIDTPGRVRFVENEEGEIVIRPVKRPSEIRGALGTPEAEGGDQTATEMLREERERDKKTLDQKHEQSETDE; encoded by the coding sequence ATGAGCGATGCAGAAGACGGAACCACCGTCACCGTTACGAGTAAGGGGCAGGCAACGATTCCCAAAGAATTTCGGGACAAGCTCCACATCGACACGCCGGGGAGAGTGCGATTCGTTGAGAACGAAGAAGGAGAAATCGTGATACGGCCAGTAAAACGTCCGTCTGAGATTCGAGGGGCCCTCGGCACGCCCGAGGCCGAGGGAGGTGACCAGACGGCTACTGAGATGCTCAGAGAGGAGCGGGAGCGGGATAAGAAGACACTGGACCAAAAGCACGAGCAGTCAGAAACTGACGAATGA
- a CDS encoding PIN domain-containing protein — protein sequence MKVVFDAEPLIAFAFDEPGAGYVEEFLDDVYDGDIDGYVTTINLAEFRYIAARLSSPERADAHIEDLKQMGVTEYKIDNLWELASDLKATYSLSLGDAYAVAATKGEDNNGNNVTLLVGADDDYDDFEEEEGFKHLIERFRDEPA from the coding sequence ATGAAGGTCGTATTCGATGCCGAGCCGCTCATCGCTTTTGCGTTCGATGAGCCCGGAGCAGGATATGTTGAGGAATTCCTTGACGATGTGTACGACGGTGACATTGACGGGTACGTCACGACGATCAATCTCGCAGAATTTCGGTACATAGCGGCCCGTTTGAGTTCGCCAGAGCGGGCAGATGCCCATATCGAAGACCTCAAGCAGATGGGTGTAACCGAATACAAGATTGACAACTTGTGGGAACTCGCCTCAGACTTGAAAGCAACGTACAGTCTGTCACTCGGAGATGCGTACGCTGTCGCCGCCACCAAGGGGGAAGACAATAACGGGAACAACGTGACACTCCTTGTCGGCGCTGACGATGATTATGATGACTTCGAAGAGGAGGAGGGGTTCAAGCACTTGATTGAACGGTTTCGAGACGAACCCGCCTAA
- a CDS encoding helix-turn-helix domain-containing protein — MAQSPPRSGRPPIQQLQTVADLLETPALARLYAHILQHGPVTVSKVLDELDIPQGTAYDYVQNLESAGLVEKTRDQRPYEYDAESIALTLSTDGETQTITPALIAAVARRDEDEDIDVYIERHGLDGLAIALEYAYEYVDGTVNHRIAARELDLSTLEAEIILQALEPVATEYADTAA; from the coding sequence ATGGCGCAATCACCGCCCCGCTCAGGGCGACCCCCTATTCAGCAGCTACAGACGGTCGCCGACCTCCTAGAAACACCAGCGCTTGCTCGGTTATACGCTCACATCTTGCAACACGGCCCGGTCACCGTATCCAAGGTCCTCGACGAGCTCGATATCCCGCAGGGGACTGCCTACGACTACGTACAGAACCTCGAATCCGCTGGCTTAGTGGAGAAAACGCGTGACCAGCGCCCCTACGAATACGATGCTGAGTCCATTGCACTCACGCTGTCTACTGACGGCGAAACCCAGACAATCACGCCAGCACTCATCGCAGCTGTGGCTCGTCGCGACGAGGATGAGGACATCGACGTCTACATCGAGCGCCATGGTCTCGACGGCCTTGCTATTGCCCTTGAGTACGCCTATGAGTACGTCGACGGGACAGTCAACCATCGGATTGCGGCTCGGGAACTCGACCTATCGACGCTCGAGGCCGAAATCATACTCCAGGCGTTGGAACCTGTTGCGACCGAGTACGCTGACACAGCTGCGTGA
- a CDS encoding IS630 family transposase, whose amino-acid sequence MKPHRSEYWLIPPKENAEFVYRMETLLSLYQEPYDESRPVICFDESSKELRKHVRDPLPARPGAVARTDHHYERNGTCMLHVATEPLTGWCRLHVTDRRRTTEWIDGMVAIADDYPDADCIRVVLDNLSTHNPAAFYRFFPPEQAREYLDRFEFYYTPTHGSWLNMAELVWSSLQTQCLNRRIPDAATLQSEVAAWETERNQMDATVNWQFTNEDARTRLHRLYPTTEETEN is encoded by the coding sequence CTGAAGCCACACCGCTCTGAATACTGGCTCATTCCACCGAAAGAAAACGCGGAGTTCGTCTACCGGATGGAAACGCTGCTCTCACTCTATCAAGAACCGTACGACGAGAGCCGTCCAGTCATCTGCTTTGACGAGTCAAGCAAGGAACTCCGAAAGCACGTCCGCGACCCGCTCCCGGCCCGTCCGGGAGCGGTCGCTCGCACAGATCACCACTACGAACGCAACGGCACGTGCATGCTGCACGTGGCGACTGAACCGTTGACCGGCTGGTGTCGCCTCCACGTAACCGATCGCCGGCGAACAACCGAGTGGATCGACGGTATGGTAGCGATTGCAGACGACTACCCGGATGCTGACTGCATCCGGGTCGTCTTGGACAACCTCAGCACGCACAATCCAGCTGCATTCTATCGATTCTTCCCACCCGAACAAGCACGCGAGTATCTCGATCGCTTCGAGTTCTACTATACGCCCACGCACGGGAGTTGGCTGAACATGGCCGAACTCGTCTGGAGTTCGCTTCAGACACAGTGTCTCAACCGACGGATTCCCGACGCAGCGACCCTCCAGTCGGAGGTCGCTGCGTGGGAAACTGAGCGCAATCAGATGGATGCTACGGTTAATTGGCAGTTCACGAACGAAGACGCTCGAACGAGACTTCACCGGCTCTATCCGACTACTGAGGAGACCGAGAACTAG
- a CDS encoding helix-turn-helix domain-containing protein, with protein sequence MSRKKYVVDLSSEERSELEEFVSKGEHRAEDITRARILLKADDGLTDAEICEHVGCGVGTPHRARKAYTKRGIAAIHRRKPDRDYTPKLDGRGEAHLVALACSEPPEGRTRWTYALLADRLVTLEEIEFDSISEETVRQRLKKRPEATPL encoded by the coding sequence ATGAGCCGAAAGAAGTACGTCGTCGATCTCTCGAGCGAGGAGCGCAGTGAACTCGAAGAGTTTGTCTCGAAAGGTGAACACCGAGCAGAAGACATCACCCGCGCGAGGATTCTCCTCAAGGCTGATGACGGGCTCACAGATGCGGAAATCTGTGAGCACGTCGGGTGTGGAGTTGGAACACCACACCGCGCTCGTAAAGCGTACACAAAACGAGGGATTGCGGCGATTCATCGCCGCAAACCCGACCGCGACTACACACCGAAACTCGACGGACGTGGCGAAGCACACCTCGTCGCTCTCGCCTGCTCTGAGCCACCAGAAGGACGCACGCGCTGGACGTATGCGCTTCTTGCCGACCGTCTTGTCACCCTTGAGGAGATCGAGTTCGACTCGATCTCCGAAGAAACCGTCAGACAGCGGCTAAAAAAACGACCTGAAGCCACACCGCTCTGA
- a CDS encoding tyrosine-type recombinase/integrase, with product MPKSADSDSETGTSKSSPGLERTKPWRTADDVPWSLLNEAQLADAYDVVVAPALRREDRDPATDRPSYEWLSANGFRGLTYTLSTYHDTTFSDFWQETLDYGEQQDSYDWDIEHQGTRESLTTYLNAKHEAANDWTDSTRETIRYRLARYARSYRERHGTDDLLAPVNADTDITETEAVDRCRETFAYMGEQFADSTIARVHDAIRNWYNWLVERRVATVNPTNGAEDWFGWQRSSDTDPVALAPEHVRAMFDTAVRSRDKMLVVALAGWGLRAGEVAALHEDQLVLDGESPSVEFEERKNGPGTVSIVYGADVAQRHCDRVEGYLFPSKRSQTGHVYPSTIASWFHDLADKASVPKEIDGVERKPHMGRRFWYDAYSRTTQELLTHVQDIASEQGSASAKVVFEDYLTDERKRELRREFMREKLATAFTSSDE from the coding sequence ATGCCCAAATCGGCCGACTCAGATTCAGAAACGGGTACGAGCAAGTCTTCCCCGGGTCTGGAACGGACGAAACCATGGCGAACGGCCGACGACGTCCCCTGGAGTCTGCTCAACGAGGCCCAGCTGGCCGACGCCTACGACGTCGTGGTCGCGCCGGCGCTCCGACGCGAGGACCGAGATCCAGCGACAGATCGCCCAAGCTACGAATGGCTCTCGGCCAACGGGTTCCGCGGACTAACCTACACCCTCTCGACCTACCACGATACGACCTTCAGCGACTTCTGGCAGGAGACGCTCGACTATGGCGAGCAACAGGACTCGTACGATTGGGATATCGAACACCAAGGGACCCGCGAATCCCTCACAACGTATCTCAACGCCAAGCACGAAGCCGCGAACGACTGGACCGACAGTACTCGCGAGACAATCCGCTACCGACTCGCCCGCTACGCCCGCTCGTACCGCGAGCGCCACGGAACCGATGACCTGCTCGCCCCGGTCAATGCTGACACCGACATCACAGAGACCGAGGCCGTCGACCGGTGTCGCGAGACGTTCGCCTACATGGGTGAGCAGTTTGCTGACTCAACAATTGCCAGGGTTCACGATGCGATCCGCAACTGGTACAACTGGCTCGTCGAGCGCCGTGTCGCCACCGTCAACCCGACAAACGGTGCGGAGGACTGGTTCGGCTGGCAACGGTCGTCTGACACTGACCCAGTCGCACTCGCTCCAGAGCACGTCCGGGCGATGTTCGACACGGCAGTTCGCAGCCGGGACAAAATGCTCGTGGTTGCTCTCGCTGGCTGGGGCCTCCGAGCTGGCGAGGTCGCTGCACTCCACGAGGATCAGCTGGTACTCGATGGAGAGAGTCCATCAGTGGAGTTCGAGGAGCGAAAGAACGGCCCGGGGACGGTCAGTATTGTGTACGGCGCCGACGTGGCTCAGCGACACTGTGATCGTGTTGAGGGCTACCTGTTCCCGTCGAAGCGGTCCCAAACTGGTCATGTCTACCCCAGCACTATCGCGTCATGGTTCCACGACCTCGCCGACAAAGCGAGTGTGCCCAAGGAGATCGACGGCGTCGAACGCAAGCCCCACATGGGCCGACGCTTCTGGTATGATGCTTACTCGCGGACCACGCAGGAACTTCTCACTCACGTGCAGGATATTGCCTCCGAACAAGGCTCTGCAAGTGCTAAAGTCGTCTTTGAAGATTATCTCACCGACGAGCGCAAACGGGAACTACGGCGGGAGTTCATGCGAGAGAAACTCGCTACTGCGTTTACATCCTCCGACGAATAG
- a CDS encoding winged helix-turn-helix domain-containing protein: MSYDTEHVRNAGDSPGMITGVPTFTELLDNSELAALYTAVRHEKTTTGPELIDTTSVSKKTVYDYLHKLEQAGLITTVGEDAGTTVYAAEEFELTLTIRETQVSITPELIEVIAHQNEHPAIDRVLKDYGIITFALAYDLVKAHSDGDVTIRQIAELTDLSPGTTYDLVEALYSILDLGDDTSPTTYTPTDFDEEDDLLEEFGGE, translated from the coding sequence ATGAGCTACGATACGGAACACGTACGAAACGCTGGGGACAGCCCAGGTATGATTACTGGCGTCCCAACGTTCACCGAATTACTCGATAATTCGGAGCTTGCTGCCCTCTATACAGCGGTTCGCCACGAAAAGACAACGACAGGACCAGAACTCATCGACACGACATCCGTCTCGAAAAAGACGGTCTATGATTATCTTCACAAGTTAGAGCAAGCTGGGCTTATTACCACGGTCGGTGAGGATGCAGGAACTACCGTGTATGCTGCTGAAGAGTTCGAACTCACGCTGACAATCCGTGAGACGCAGGTCTCGATCACACCCGAGCTTATCGAAGTCATTGCACACCAAAATGAGCATCCTGCTATTGACCGGGTTCTCAAAGACTACGGTATCATCACGTTTGCACTGGCATACGACCTCGTGAAAGCACACAGCGACGGTGATGTCACGATTCGGCAGATTGCGGAGCTCACGGATCTCTCTCCCGGTACTACATACGACCTCGTCGAGGCTCTCTATTCGATTTTGGATCTCGGTGACGATACGAGCCCAACGACGTACACGCCTACGGATTTTGATGAGGAGGATGACCTTCTCGAGGAATTTGGTGGCGAATAG
- a CDS encoding ParA family protein, with protein sequence MSGTQGIEPRAVSVGVLKGGFGKTTTAINLARELGHRNERALLVDLDDNGHMTLILGHDDAYSGDRWGTNHVADVLLDGDDPQQYITSVAEGLDLFPSHVELEDVQSGLKEATMGTTRLKQELVDELLGEVYDYIIIDCPANRGKLNDNAMYATGNIIIPLRPENGYETGLTNTVQRLVMDAREYFDLNILSVVPTDLSTRIDQDTRDRALLREMTTREAVAKHVPNFAYLSESDWERVDNGGYDGPLPGIRHRAAIDNANDEGVPLRDYDPECDQLSCYDELAQIVETGEVAR encoded by the coding sequence ATGAGTGGTACGCAAGGTATTGAACCTCGTGCAGTTTCGGTCGGCGTTTTAAAAGGCGGGTTTGGAAAAACCACCACTGCGATTAATCTCGCACGGGAACTCGGCCATCGAAACGAACGGGCACTCCTGGTTGATCTTGACGACAATGGTCACATGACGCTAATTCTTGGCCACGATGATGCTTACAGTGGAGATCGATGGGGTACAAACCACGTTGCTGACGTTCTTCTTGATGGCGACGATCCCCAGCAGTACATTACAAGCGTCGCTGAAGGTCTCGACCTCTTCCCCTCACATGTCGAACTCGAAGATGTCCAATCTGGATTAAAAGAAGCGACAATGGGGACGACGCGCCTGAAACAAGAGTTAGTTGATGAACTTCTCGGTGAGGTATATGATTATATCATCATCGACTGCCCGGCGAATCGGGGGAAACTCAATGACAATGCGATGTACGCGACCGGGAATATCATTATCCCACTGCGACCTGAGAATGGCTACGAGACTGGACTGACCAATACCGTCCAGCGGTTGGTTATGGACGCGCGTGAGTACTTTGACCTGAACATCCTCAGTGTTGTCCCGACCGACCTCTCTACTCGCATCGATCAAGATACACGAGATCGGGCCCTTCTGCGGGAAATGACCACCCGGGAAGCTGTGGCTAAGCACGTCCCCAACTTCGCGTACCTCTCCGAATCTGACTGGGAGCGGGTTGATAATGGCGGATATGACGGCCCATTACCAGGTATTCGACATCGAGCAGCTATAGACAACGCGAATGACGAAGGAGTGCCGCTCAGAGACTATGACCCGGAGTGCGATCAATTGTCATGCTATGATGAGCTCGCCCAAATCGTTGAAACCGGGGAGGTGGCTCGCTGA
- a CDS encoding transposase gives MLELESIAAIKHSAANGAGDTLGDKKNPNPDLDDPFYEAGPSGETLLESMKQMSVEQIGRVMNFALRKTYTRAKPRLQQLENNDGSRFGVRSKIALDITYVAYYGDRDEMQWVQGTPEDKGYDWCHKFATVVIVGENTHYVVGVCPLGSTEWADTGAYAGKDQSYYVGDVARRLLSIADEYVNIRMVYADREFHAADVIHTLEQKELDYVIPAAKNDRIARMCDRFDRKKSGYDTEDDTPLYVEPDLSMYGSVKHEVSNTEVTTTVVVLPPDDDDDVHGRDSPQPFLTSLDVSDELSLDRRVARNQVEQYQDRGAIENSYSSVKEAAAWTTSKEFGVRWFHFAFGCVIYNMWLLVDFLTQDRIGVIETRTKPRITLSRFLDWLDRELVTLI, from the coding sequence TTGCTCGAATTAGAATCGATAGCTGCCATCAAGCACTCGGCGGCGAACGGGGCTGGGGATACTCTCGGTGACAAGAAGAATCCGAATCCTGACCTCGATGACCCGTTCTACGAGGCTGGGCCGTCTGGTGAGACTCTTCTGGAGTCGATGAAGCAAATGTCCGTCGAACAAATCGGCCGGGTCATGAATTTCGCGCTGCGGAAGACGTACACTCGCGCGAAACCGCGTCTTCAGCAACTCGAAAATAATGATGGGTCACGGTTCGGGGTGCGGTCAAAAATCGCGCTGGACATCACGTACGTCGCGTATTATGGCGATCGTGACGAGATGCAGTGGGTGCAAGGCACACCAGAGGACAAAGGCTACGATTGGTGTCACAAATTCGCCACCGTCGTGATTGTCGGAGAGAACACGCACTATGTTGTTGGGGTATGCCCGCTTGGAAGTACTGAGTGGGCAGACACTGGCGCGTACGCGGGTAAGGATCAATCCTATTACGTTGGTGATGTTGCACGCCGACTTCTCTCGATTGCCGACGAGTACGTGAATATCCGGATGGTGTATGCAGACCGTGAGTTCCACGCTGCGGACGTGATCCACACGCTCGAGCAGAAGGAGTTAGACTACGTGATTCCGGCTGCGAAAAACGACCGAATCGCGCGAATGTGTGATCGGTTCGACCGGAAGAAAAGTGGGTACGACACTGAAGACGATACCCCGCTGTACGTGGAACCGGACCTATCGATGTACGGTTCGGTTAAACACGAGGTTTCAAACACGGAGGTGACGACGACCGTCGTTGTTCTCCCTCCGGACGATGACGATGACGTGCATGGGCGAGACTCCCCGCAACCGTTCTTGACGAGTTTGGATGTGAGTGATGAGCTCTCGTTAGATCGGCGGGTGGCGAGAAATCAAGTGGAGCAATACCAGGACCGTGGTGCGATTGAGAATTCATACTCTTCAGTGAAGGAGGCAGCTGCTTGGACGACGTCGAAAGAATTCGGAGTGAGATGGTTCCATTTCGCGTTCGGGTGTGTCATCTACAACATGTGGCTCTTGGTTGACTTCCTGACGCAGGACCGAATCGGGGTGATCGAGACACGGACGAAACCGCGAATCACCCTGTCGCGGTTCCTTGACTGGCTCGATCGGGAGCTGGTCACACTCATTTAA
- a CDS encoding DUF7130 family rubredoxin-like protein — MPHDEQSQPSDVRLKPGQKLYTSDGVEIGVIQGITDIGVEVNVHDDFSKLSLEHAPNENYGEGYLIWRCSNCGEVGDIDEIPNQCPNCGQGQEELYAYLED; from the coding sequence ATGCCTCACGACGAACAGAGTCAACCTAGCGACGTCAGGCTCAAACCCGGACAAAAGCTGTACACCAGTGACGGTGTGGAAATTGGTGTAATTCAGGGAATTACTGACATCGGAGTTGAGGTAAATGTACACGACGACTTCTCGAAACTCTCCCTAGAACACGCTCCGAACGAGAACTACGGTGAAGGCTATCTTATTTGGCGGTGTTCAAATTGTGGAGAGGTAGGCGACATCGACGAGATCCCGAACCAATGTCCGAACTGTGGACAAGGCCAAGAAGAACTCTATGCCTACCTTGAGGACTGA
- a CDS encoding heavy metal translocating P-type ATPase: MPNHNDHQTHDKSSETARPSEENSDEAHHIQNGSSHPEAPVEQSLLEDHATASTHEGHGMGQRHGGDRDTEHRGHGGHGGSHVGHEQMFKKRFFVSLIISIPVLLYSEGLQELLSFSVPAFPGSVWVSPVLSVVVFAYGGVPFIQMALPELRDRVPGMMTLISMAISVAFVYSLATVVAPIGMDFFWELVTLIDIMLLGHWIEMRSVRQASGALNELAKLLPDTAERITESGKTEEVPVGNLKEGDLVLVRPGANIPADGVVEEGDSDVSEAMITGESRPVSKEPGDEVIGGTINGEGSLRVRVTATGDESTLSGIMRLVEEAQTSKSRTQMLADKAAGWLFYVAVAAAAITAVGWIIAVGFDVEVIARVVTVLVIACPHALGLAIPLVVAINTSLAARNGMLIRDRIAMEEARNVDMVVFDKTGTLTKGEQGVVEVETLSGVDEDEALALTAAIEGDSEHIIAQAIREAATERDLSLPEIRDFEAIKGRGVRATSNGDTVHVGGPNLLTHLSIEPSTELKEFAEEAGSNAQTVVYLVRVGQAVAAIALADVIREESRQAVEALHDMGVEVAMLTGDSEDVAKAVADDLGIDTYFAEVLPEDKDKKIIELQEQGKKVAMVGDGVNDAPALTRADIGIAIGSGTDVAVEAADIVLVQNNPVDVVRLISLSRKSYRKMQENLVWAAGYNIFAIPLAAGVLAPIGILLSPAIGAVLMSLSTIIVAINAQFLRRSDLSLPSLPGGSAPVETRPAD, from the coding sequence ATGCCAAATCACAACGACCACCAAACTCATGATAAAAGTAGTGAGACTGCTCGCCCGTCAGAAGAAAATTCAGATGAAGCACATCACATCCAGAACGGTTCATCTCATCCAGAGGCGCCTGTCGAGCAATCGTTGCTAGAAGACCACGCTACTGCATCAACGCATGAGGGACACGGAATGGGTCAAAGACACGGTGGTGACCGAGATACTGAACACAGAGGACATGGTGGCCATGGCGGGAGTCACGTCGGCCATGAGCAGATGTTCAAGAAGCGATTCTTCGTCAGTCTCATTATCTCTATACCTGTCCTTCTCTACAGCGAAGGGCTACAAGAACTACTGAGCTTCTCTGTGCCAGCCTTCCCGGGAAGTGTCTGGGTCAGCCCCGTGCTGTCGGTCGTTGTCTTCGCCTACGGGGGTGTTCCCTTCATTCAGATGGCTCTCCCGGAACTCCGTGACCGGGTGCCCGGCATGATGACGCTGATCTCGATGGCGATCTCTGTCGCATTCGTCTACAGTCTCGCAACCGTGGTTGCCCCGATTGGGATGGATTTCTTCTGGGAGCTAGTGACCCTCATCGACATCATGCTACTGGGCCACTGGATCGAAATGCGTTCAGTGCGCCAGGCTTCGGGGGCACTCAATGAACTTGCGAAACTCCTGCCGGATACTGCCGAACGAATCACCGAAAGCGGAAAGACCGAGGAAGTGCCTGTCGGAAACCTCAAAGAGGGCGACCTGGTTCTCGTTCGCCCCGGAGCCAATATTCCCGCAGACGGTGTCGTTGAGGAGGGGGATTCGGACGTAAGCGAGGCGATGATTACGGGGGAATCCCGTCCCGTTTCGAAAGAACCGGGTGACGAAGTCATCGGTGGGACGATCAATGGAGAGGGCAGCCTTCGGGTGCGCGTCACGGCAACGGGCGACGAATCTACCTTGTCCGGGATTATGCGGTTAGTGGAAGAAGCACAGACGAGTAAGTCTCGAACCCAGATGCTCGCGGACAAAGCTGCGGGCTGGTTGTTCTACGTTGCCGTCGCTGCTGCTGCTATCACTGCCGTCGGTTGGATCATCGCTGTCGGATTCGATGTTGAGGTCATCGCCCGGGTAGTGACCGTCCTCGTCATTGCCTGCCCGCACGCACTCGGACTCGCAATTCCACTCGTCGTTGCGATCAATACGTCGCTGGCGGCCCGTAATGGAATGCTCATCCGCGATCGTATTGCGATGGAGGAAGCCAGGAACGTGGACATGGTCGTCTTTGACAAAACCGGGACGCTCACGAAGGGAGAGCAAGGTGTTGTTGAGGTAGAAACCCTCTCAGGAGTAGACGAAGATGAGGCACTCGCGTTAACGGCTGCAATCGAAGGGGATTCTGAGCATATCATCGCTCAAGCGATCCGTGAGGCGGCAACAGAGCGAGACCTTTCCCTTCCCGAAATACGGGATTTCGAGGCCATCAAAGGACGCGGGGTTCGTGCTACTTCCAACGGCGACACTGTCCACGTCGGCGGGCCGAATCTTTTAACCCACCTTTCAATTGAACCATCTACCGAACTCAAGGAGTTTGCCGAAGAGGCAGGTTCGAACGCCCAGACGGTTGTCTATCTGGTTCGTGTCGGCCAAGCTGTCGCAGCAATAGCTCTCGCGGACGTCATCCGTGAGGAAAGCCGGCAGGCCGTGGAAGCGCTTCACGACATGGGTGTCGAAGTAGCGATGCTAACGGGTGACTCCGAGGATGTTGCCAAGGCCGTCGCCGACGACTTGGGAATCGATACCTATTTTGCTGAGGTCTTACCGGAGGACAAAGACAAGAAAATCATCGAGCTTCAGGAGCAAGGGAAAAAGGTGGCAATGGTTGGCGACGGTGTGAATGATGCACCTGCTCTGACTCGGGCAGATATCGGCATCGCAATCGGAAGCGGGACAGATGTTGCGGTGGAAGCCGCTGATATTGTACTGGTCCAGAACAATCCGGTTGACGTGGTGCGTCTCATTTCTCTTTCCCGGAAAAGCTACAGGAAGATGCAAGAAAACCTCGTATGGGCTGCGGGGTACAATATTTTCGCTATCCCGTTAGCAGCGGGGGTACTCGCACCGATTGGGATTCTCCTCTCGCCAGCGATTGGCGCAGTTCTGATGTCACTATCGACGATTATCGTAGCTATCAACGCACAGTTCCTCCGTCGGAGTGACCTCAGCCTGCCAAGCCTACCGGGAGGCTCCGCTCCGGTGGAAACACGACCAGCAGACTAG
- a CDS encoding helix-turn-helix domain-containing protein produces the protein MRELVFALKYEPGCNRVADALADHPDARIRSLSLHATAEQLWRVDHAIGTPEALDAIEDAFLTSDYYADCLATEDCSATQTTRVLDRADDTLVLYSDWQRTPTCASVPHIARDHLGDSVLFETRHKGRHYTWRLIHSGEGDVSAFFDDLAAAVGDCAQTEMLRTADTATPASGGDENRDGLSPEQEAALQAAVEHGYYESPREVDVGELADHLDVPRSTLTYRLRRAEEVLAKQYIGNRPVAEKPRSL, from the coding sequence ATGCGCGAACTTGTCTTCGCCCTCAAATACGAGCCGGGGTGTAACAGGGTTGCCGACGCCCTCGCCGACCACCCCGACGCTCGGATCCGTTCGCTCTCGCTGCACGCCACCGCCGAGCAGCTCTGGCGGGTCGACCACGCCATCGGTACCCCGGAGGCGCTCGACGCAATCGAGGACGCGTTCCTCACCAGCGACTACTATGCCGACTGCCTCGCGACCGAGGACTGCAGCGCTACCCAAACCACGCGCGTCCTCGACCGCGCAGACGACACGCTCGTTCTCTATTCCGATTGGCAGCGCACCCCGACGTGCGCGTCCGTCCCCCACATCGCCCGTGACCACCTCGGCGACAGCGTGCTGTTCGAGACCCGCCACAAGGGTCGCCACTACACGTGGCGGCTCATCCACTCCGGTGAGGGCGACGTGAGCGCGTTCTTCGACGACCTCGCGGCAGCCGTCGGGGACTGTGCCCAGACGGAAATGCTCCGAACCGCAGATACCGCGACACCGGCCAGTGGTGGCGACGAGAATCGGGACGGACTGTCACCCGAGCAGGAGGCCGCGCTCCAAGCGGCCGTCGAACACGGCTACTACGAGTCGCCACGCGAGGTCGATGTCGGTGAACTGGCCGATCATCTCGATGTCCCGCGTTCCACGCTCACGTACCGACTCAGGCGGGCCGAGGAGGTGCTGGCGAAGCAGTACATCGGGAATAGACCAGTGGCCGAGAAGCCACGCTCGCTCTGA